Proteins from a single region of Equus asinus isolate D_3611 breed Donkey chromosome 17, EquAss-T2T_v2, whole genome shotgun sequence:
- the LOC106844352 gene encoding olfactory receptor 10V1-like, whose protein sequence is MEDANQTGMIHFHFRPFSKLPEVQMLIFVTFLIMYLVSISGNVSISLIIWINHSLHTPMYFFLANLAALEVCYSSTIAPLTLASILSPERTLISLPGCGTQMFFFIFLGSADCILLAIMAYDRFVAICHPLHYTLMMSWRLCVRLSLGSLMLGFILAMQLTVLIFQLPFCSSKEVSLFYCDVLPVMRLACADTHVHEATLFVVSVTVLTIPFLLITLSYAFIVAAILKIRSAEGRQKAFSTCSSHLTVVLLQYGCTSLIYLCPSSSYSPERGQVVSVVYTFITPVLNPLIYSMRNRELKDALKRAMMSFLLP, encoded by the coding sequence ATGGAGGATGCAAACCAAACTGGGATGATTCACTTCCACTTCCGCCCCTTCTCCAAACTCCCCGAGGTGCAGATGCTGATCTTCGTGACCTTCCTGATTATGTACCTGGTCAGCATCAGCGGCAACGTCTCCATTTCTCTCATCATCTGGATCAACCATtctctccacacccccatgtacttcttcctggcCAACTTGGCAGCTCTGGAGGTCTGCTACTCTTCCACCATTGCCCCTCTGACTCTGGCCAGCATCCTGTCCCCAGAGAGAACCCTCATCTCCCTGCCTGGCTGTGGCACCCAGATgttcttcttcatcttcctggGTAGCGCTGACTGCATTCTGCTGGCCATCATGGCCTATGACCGGTTTGTGGCCATCTGTCACCCTTTGCATTACACTCTCATGATGAGCTGGCGGTTGTGTGTTCGGCTGTCCCTGGGATCTCTGATGCTTGGGTTCATCTTGGCCATGCAGCTGACTGTGCTCATCTTCCAACTCCCCTTCTGTAGCAGCAAAGAAGTCAGCCTGTTCTATTGTGATGTCCTCCCTGTCATGAGACTGGCCTGTGCAGATACTCATGTCCATGAGGCCACTCTGTTTGTGGTCAGTGTCACTGTCCTCACCATCCCCTTCCTGCTGATCACTCTCTCCTATGCCTTCATTGTGGCTGCCATCCTGAAGATCCGCTCTGCAGAAGGGAGGCaaaaggccttctccacctgctcctcccacctgACTGTGGTCCTGCTCCAGTATGGATGTACAAGCCTCATCTACCTGTGCCCCAGCTCCAGCTACTCTCCGGAGAGAGGCCAGGTAGTGTCTGTGGTTTACACATTCATCACCCCTGTGCTGAACCCCTTAATCTATAGCATGAGGAACAGAGAGCTTAAGGATGCTTTGAAGAGAGCAATGATGAGTTTTCTGTTGCCCTAA